A portion of the Terriglobales bacterium genome contains these proteins:
- the coxB gene encoding cytochrome c oxidase subunit II: protein MAKALLVALWLIALVCLCLFWFHPWWLPALASAQGAVVDQQFKFTFIFVGSAFLLTQAALGFLVWKYSASQNQISSRSFVENKRAEFFWTALTSLLFLAFAWTGARSWSQSHRLHTDADAKMPVDIEVTGMQFAWYFRYPGPDRTFGRTRPELQDASLGSISTVGLDMSDPASRDDFVTTTLVVPANRNVRLTLRAQDVIHSFFVPELRFKQDAVPGMAIPVIFTPNREGSFEIVCAALCGLGHYRMRATMKVVSETEFDNWLAKHAPQPTGVHP, encoded by the coding sequence ATGGCAAAGGCTTTGTTGGTCGCGCTCTGGTTGATTGCATTGGTCTGCCTCTGCTTGTTCTGGTTTCATCCGTGGTGGTTGCCGGCGCTGGCTTCTGCGCAAGGCGCAGTTGTTGATCAGCAATTTAAATTCACTTTTATTTTTGTGGGATCCGCTTTTCTTCTAACGCAGGCTGCGCTTGGGTTCCTGGTATGGAAATACAGCGCCTCTCAGAATCAAATATCCAGCCGATCGTTCGTCGAAAATAAAAGGGCTGAATTTTTCTGGACGGCGCTTACTTCCCTGCTCTTTCTTGCCTTTGCATGGACAGGTGCCCGCAGTTGGTCGCAAAGCCATAGGCTACATACTGACGCTGATGCCAAGATGCCGGTTGATATTGAAGTTACAGGCATGCAGTTTGCGTGGTACTTCCGTTATCCGGGGCCGGACCGGACGTTTGGCCGCACACGACCAGAGTTGCAGGATGCTTCTTTGGGCTCGATTTCAACAGTGGGTTTGGATATGAGCGACCCGGCTTCACGAGACGACTTTGTGACCACAACGCTGGTGGTTCCCGCCAATCGCAACGTACGGCTCACGCTGCGGGCACAGGACGTGATTCATAGTTTTTTTGTACCTGAACTGCGCTTCAAACAAGATGCAGTACCCGGGATGGCAATTCCTGTCATCTTCACACCCAATCGCGAGGGGAGTTTTGAAATCGTCTGCGCCGCGTTGTGTGGTTTGGGACATTACCGTATGCGGGCCACGATGAAAGTTGTGAGCGAGACCGAGTTTGATAATTGGCTGGCGAAGCACGCGCCACAACCAACCGGGGTGCATCCGTGA
- the pdxT gene encoding pyridoxal 5'-phosphate synthase glutaminase subunit PdxT: MTIGVLAIQGDYEAHGRVLEGLGATVSYVRKPEQLDSVDALVIPGGESTTFLKFLEQKGFFEKLGQFVKTKPALGTCAGAILLAKEVEGPSQASLGALDICIRRNAYGRQLESSIRQGETKLGGGPMEMVFIRAPKIEKVGKEVEVLASENGDPVLVRQGKIMAATFHPELSGDIRVHQAFLQLVK; this comes from the coding sequence ATGACCATTGGTGTGCTTGCCATTCAGGGTGATTACGAAGCGCACGGCCGCGTGCTTGAGGGGCTGGGCGCCACGGTGAGTTACGTCCGCAAGCCGGAGCAGCTTGATTCTGTAGATGCGCTAGTGATTCCTGGCGGCGAGTCAACTACATTCCTGAAATTTTTGGAGCAAAAAGGGTTTTTTGAAAAGCTGGGGCAGTTCGTAAAAACCAAACCTGCCCTGGGCACTTGCGCCGGCGCTATCTTGCTGGCAAAAGAAGTCGAAGGCCCCAGCCAAGCCAGCCTGGGAGCGTTGGACATATGTATCCGGCGCAACGCTTATGGACGACAACTGGAGAGCTCGATACGCCAGGGGGAAACCAAACTTGGCGGCGGGCCGATGGAGATGGTTTTTATCCGCGCGCCAAAAATTGAGAAGGTGGGCAAAGAAGTCGAAGTGCTGGCTTCGGAAAATGGCGATCCTGTCCTGGTCCGTCAGGGGAAGATCATGGCGGCGACGTTTCATCCGGAACTTTCCGGCGATATCCGCGTTCACCAGGCATTTCTGCAACTGGTGAAATAA